In a single window of the Caloenas nicobarica isolate bCalNic1 chromosome 8, bCalNic1.hap1, whole genome shotgun sequence genome:
- the RNF7 gene encoding RING-box protein 2 isoform X1, translated as MADVEDGDEPGAPHSHPGAAGSKAGAPDKMFSLKKWNAVAMWSWDVECDTCAICRVQVMDACLRCQAENKQEDCVVVWGECNHSFHNCCMSLWVKQNNRCPLCQQDWVVQRIGK; from the exons atGGCCGATGTGGAGGACGGGGACGAGCCGGGCGCCCCCCACTCGCACCCGGGCGCCGCGGGCTCCAAGGCGGGCGCCCCCGACAAGATGTTCTCGCTGAAGAAGTGGAACGCGGTGGCCATGTGGAGCTGGGACGTGGAGTGCGACACCTGCGCCATTTGCCGAGTGCAGGTTATGG ATGCCTGTCTTAGATGtcaagctgaaaacaaacaagaagatTGTGTCG tggTTTGGGGAGAATGCAATCACTCCTTCCACAACTGCTGCATGTCCTTGTGGGTGAAACAGAATAATCGCTGTCCTCTCTGCCAGCAGGACTGGGTAGTCCAGAGAATAGGCAAATAA
- the RNF7 gene encoding RING-box protein 2 isoform X2 produces MADVEDGDEPGAPHSHPGAAGSKAGAPDKMFSLKKWNAVAMWSWDVECDTCAICRVQMPVLDVKLKTNKKIVSWFGENAITPSTTAACPCG; encoded by the exons atGGCCGATGTGGAGGACGGGGACGAGCCGGGCGCCCCCCACTCGCACCCGGGCGCCGCGGGCTCCAAGGCGGGCGCCCCCGACAAGATGTTCTCGCTGAAGAAGTGGAACGCGGTGGCCATGTGGAGCTGGGACGTGGAGTGCGACACCTGCGCCATTTGCCGAGTGCAG ATGCCTGTCTTAGATGtcaagctgaaaacaaacaagaagatTGTGTCG tggTTTGGGGAGAATGCAATCACTCCTTCCACAACTGCTGCATGTCCTTGTGGGTGA